The genomic stretch TTCCAAGTACACATTTTAGAATAGCCCAATACCATTTTTACAAGATAAAGCATTCATTGTTTTTATGAGAAGAACATATAATTGATCATACCAATAATGTGACAACATATATAACCAGGGGTTTATATGAGCCTTATCATGAATATAACTATTCTATTTTATCTGTCTCTATTCTATTCTAGTTTGGTATGGTGCTGATAGGCATATACCCTTAACTGGTCCAATTAACAGAAGTTGGCCCCCAAAACTATAATGATGCAGCTTTCCAGAAGTCAATTGGCTTCCTTTGCTGTAACAAAAATGAACATATTCTCTGCATTAGGGAATATAGATTGGAAAAGCTCTACTTCAATAAAAGCAACCCTGAAGCCCATATATTAGTATCACAACTGTTACCTTAGCAATTGGCATCTTCTCCCTTACAGAATCAACCAATGATAAATCAATATCAGCTACCACAATGCCAGTGGACAATCGATCTGAAACAGAATAATGAAAATGAAGCATGGAAAAACCAGTAACTATGGGTTAAGCAACCAGAACACAACGTCAAAACTCAACATCTGAAACATCCAAGATAAACTTCACCAACAAATGTTCTTACCTGGTAATCGGCCAACAACAGTTCCCCAGGGATCGATAATCAATGTATCACCATAACTCTCTCTTTTCTCATTGTGTTTACCAGCTTGTGCAGCAGCTATGACCTGATCAATTCATCAAAtcatttctaaaaaaaataagaggCTAATAAGAAAACAGTTTAATATATTTCCCGATACACATTTCTTAATAACTTCTATACCTTTAATGTATCAACAATGAATACTTACATAGCATTGATTCTCAATTGCACGAGCACGAAGAAGAATCTCCCAATGTGCTTCACCAGTCACTTTAGTGAACGCTGAAGGAACCAGTAATACCTGAAAAATAAAAGCAGTGGTTTACAAAACAACATATCTAAGCAGAAAAGAAAGATCTCCACAGAATACCTGTGCTCCATGTTGGAAACGTAACAACTGGTAAATCTCTGGAAATCTCAAATCGTAGCAAACAGTGAGGCCCAATCGCCCAATAGGACTGTCTACTGCAACAACATCTTTGCCTGAAACATCAACAGCAGAAGATGTTCATATGAACAAAACCAACTCTCAATACATAGTTGCTAATCTTCTTTATCAACATCCTCCTCCCACAAAAAGGGAAAACTGCAGCTCTGCAGTTTCAGGTAAAAGGAAATATGATCTGAATTACTATAGCCAATGGAGGAATGTGAAAAGTCCAACTGATCCTTATATTTTCTAGTACGAAAACAGCATGCAAGCCTAAAGGATCCATAGgctctttcttttaatttcaaaaacaCTTAGAAAACCAGAAGTTCCAAGGAGGGCTAAAGCAAGACAGAGACTCATCTACTCTTCATACTACCTGCTTCTGTAAATCTACTTTCTTTATATACCCTTCCACCAGGAACATCTACATCAAACCTTCACAAGAGgtagagagaagaaaaaaaaatgtcatATTGTTTGTACAAACATAATTAGACAAACAAATAGCAATAAATTCCTCATATGGCAAGTTATATCTAGGAGTAGATAAATGGGTATTCTCCGTAGGGAACTATCTAATATCAATTGTTTTCTAACACTAGTAATGCAAGTGGTTGGGCTTTGATTTACCATTTTGAGCATTAATTTGTGCGTTAGTTTTCAGCTTTTATCAATTGATATGGATGCCCCTATGTTTCTCTAATTCTCCCCATTCTCTAATTCTTTTTCCAACTTTCTTGGTTTAAACATCACTCACTCACACTTTCTCTCAAGCACATACTCTACACTTGTGTTTGCATGACAAACTTGCAACAATATGCATGCAGATAGTGCAAAAAGAAATCCTCAAAACCACAGTTGATGGAATCAAACACACTATTGACAATAATTTAATAATCTTACAAGTGTATCTTTCTATAAGAACTTCTAATTTCCCCGGTATCGTCCACCACGACGTGAGTATTACACAAGTGTTCATCATCAGATCCTTTTTCTTGAAAGCCTCCAAGTGACAACCAAATGCTGGATTCTCTGCAGTGGTTCAGAAGTGGCAACTCAGTTGCATTATCAAAGATGTCTTGGCAGTAGTTATCATCATGCACAAAATGCGAAAACCGCAAAGTAAAACCATCAGCAGCTACTTTATCTTAAAAACACATCACTTCCTAATGCCTATGGTGATATAGGATCATGAGGTACCTTGCCAAAGAGCAATATTTGTTCATGAGTGGGCCATTTAAAGGTTCAGCAATGCTAACACTATCTCCATCCTTGGCACCAACATAAGAGAAAGCTTCAGGAAAGCAAAGCAATTTTGCTCCAGCTGATGCTGCTTCCTTCATACCCAGCAAAATGACTTCAAAGATCAGCATGATAATGATGCCAATAAAACCAACTAATTCTTGAACAAACAcaacaaaggaaaaaaaaattcaaaatttgttCCCATTTGGCATTAATCTCTCCCAAACAAAATAAACTATTTAATAAATTGAAGGCAAGCAATATTATATCAGGACTTTCCTCATACCAACAAATAAAGGGGAATGATGAGAGAGAGATACATGCAAATGATAGCAAAATTGTGCAAAATAAAGGGGACCCATAAGATATTAGAGATGAAAGAATGGAACTttgagaagaaaaagggagaattTCACTTTGACAAGACGTGAGCAAGTGGCGAAATTGGCAGCGAGGTCGTTGATGGAAGTCATCTGAGCGGCTGCGACTCGGACTGAGTTGGACGGCATGGTTGACTCGCTGGACACACAGAAGCGTGGAAGAAGAAGGCGAGTGTAGATTCTACCAATCACATTCACCGGCATGGAAACTAGTTTGTTTCACTTTGTAGGAACCTGAATATCTATACTCTACAAGATTATAATTAAgatgttaaaatattttaagtataattttgatactgtaattttatgttattatttaattatatttattttttagatgattatttattttataaatataaaatataattattttttattgatgtaatattatataattaaattttagtgtaaaattattttacacaaatagtatatcaaaattaaatttaaaatatcatattaaattactttaattttattatattgatagtataaatattttctatattcgTTCAATTATATTCATTTGTTTGGATGgctatttaaataattaatgtaaaaataattatttttgttgatttatCATTATGTAATTGGATGTcggtataaaattattttacaagaTTGAcagtgcattaaaattaaatttatattaaatttagttaaatatattaaattatttaataatttataattattatttttacttaaaGATGAAAATAATGAATAGTTATTTTTgtacaaataattttttgtttgttcatatagaattttcaattataatttatattgcATATGAATATAacatttgtaattttatttacttGTAAAATAATTGAgatatttagttattaattatatttttaaggtAAATACTACTGAAATTCTCAA from Arachis stenosperma cultivar V10309 chromosome 9, arast.V10309.gnm1.PFL2, whole genome shotgun sequence encodes the following:
- the LOC130951261 gene encoding deaminated glutathione amidase, chloroplastic/cytosolic; this translates as MPVNVIGRIYTRLLLPRFCVSSESTMPSNSVRVAAAQMTSINDLAANFATCSRLVKEAASAGAKLLCFPEAFSYVGAKDGDSVSIAEPLNGPLMNKYCSLARESSIWLSLGGFQEKGSDDEHLCNTHVVVDDTGEIRSSYRKIHLFDVDVPGGRVYKESRFTEAGKDVVAVDSPIGRLGLTVCYDLRFPEIYQLLRFQHGAQVLLVPSAFTKVTGEAHWEILLRARAIENQCYVIAAAQAGKHNEKRESYGDTLIIDPWGTVVGRLPDRLSTGIVVADIDLSLVDSVREKMPIAKQRKPIDFWKAASL